One part of the Mya arenaria isolate MELC-2E11 chromosome 3, ASM2691426v1 genome encodes these proteins:
- the LOC128226753 gene encoding universal stress protein Slr1101-like, giving the protein MEEVKDDPREPQTLKAGDRVLVAVDGSEYSDFALQFYMDQIHKPDNEVIMVHCTELKSITYPAVAMMTGDPSSMATEEIESEEQKTTALVEALSRRIEELKINGHTEAIHGEPGPAICSLAHDKHVDYIVVGCRGKGAVRRTLTGSVTDFIVHHAKVPVMVARHKDHLEKHGFHLHNPFHRHHKKSESEDKK; this is encoded by the exons ATGGAGGAGGTGAAGGATGATCCCCGGGAGCCGCAGACGCTCAAGGCGGGGGACCGCGTGCTGGTGGCCGTCGACGGCAGCGAGTACTCCGACTTCGCGCTCCAGT TTTACATGGACCAAATCCACAAGCCTGACAACGAGGTCATCATGGTCCACTGCACCGAGCTCAAATCTATCACATACCCCG CGGTTGCCATGATGACGGGCGACCCCTCCTCAATGGCCACCGAGGAGATCGAGAGCGAGGAGCAGAAGACGACCGCCCTAGTCGAGGCGCTTTCCAGGCGCATAGAGGAGCTCAAG ATTAACGGCCACACGGAAGCGATCCACGGTGAACCGGGACCGGCCATCTGCAGCCTGGCGCACGACAAACACGTTGACTACATCGTGGTCGGATGCCGGGGCAAGGGCGCCGTACGGCGGACACTGACCGGAAGTGTGACAGACTTTATCGTGCACCATGCGAAGGTTCCCGTGATGGTGGCGCGGCACAAGGACCACTTAGAGAAGCACGGCTTCCATCTGCACAACCCGTTCCACCGCCACCACAAGAAGAGCGAGAGCGAAGACAAGAAATAG
- the LOC128229248 gene encoding lysM and putative peptidoglycan-binding domain-containing protein 3-like: MTGKNVKRLFKGKDNYTYTRLGQSLGQVQNVKNARVFVFGDDDVEEDERNDVVEFDMQTIRGRKGAKSQVDEDPGGPLFVERNLAEDDTLQSLSLQYGCPISELKRINNLIQDQDFFALTRIKIPVKKHSFLIDRIKDDDQKVNSIRKKETSLSNGATCYNSFYDNGSLPDDSSTPTDSEAQTDLSDPENQRDFVKRISINRTSRGQSREAQNFLRKMDQDISNIVKSARTERGSLDEVISVLTNKSVSPMILPDKPKSLFEIQCGERWKYYIVLLIVTVIAIPVVFGLSLYYKGKLW; encoded by the exons ATGACGGGCAAAAACGTTAAACGTTTGTTTAAAGGCAAGGACAACTACACATACACCAGATTAGGCCAAAGTCTGGGGCAAGTGCAGAATGTGAAAAATGcgcgtgtgtttgtgtttggtgatgatgatgttgaagaAGATGAAAGAAATGATGTTGTCGAGTTTGACATGCAGACAATACGGGGTCGAAAAGGGGCCAAATCACAAGTCGATGAGGACCCTGGAGGTCCTTTGTTTGTGGAGCGAAATCTTGCTGAAGATGACACATTACAGTCATTGTCTCTTCAGTATGGATGCCCA ATTTCAGAATTGAAAAGAATCAACAATTTGATTCAAGATCAAGACTTTTTTGCCCTAACACGTATAAAGATTCCTGTGAAGAAACATTCCTTCCTTATAGACCGAATAAAGGATGATGATCAAAAGGTGAATTCTATACGAAAAAAGGAAACTAGTCTTTCAAACGGGGCAACATGTTACAACAGTTTTTATGACAACGGTTCTCTTCCTGATGACAGTAGCACGCCTACTGATTCCGAGGCACAGACAGATCTCAGTGATCCAGAAAATCAACGCGATTTTGTGAAGAGAATAAGTATTAATAGAACATCTAGAGGACAGAGTAGAGAAGCTCAGAATTTCTTAAGAAAGATGGACCAAGACATTTCTAATATTGTGAAATCAGCAAGAACAGAAAGAGGCTCATTAGATGAGGTGATATCTGTGTTGACCAACAAATCTGTCAGTCCCATGATTCTTCCTGATAAGCCAAAGTCACTTTTTGAAATTCAATGTGGTGAAAGGTGGAAATATTATATAGTGCTTCTTATTGTCACTGTGATTGCAATTCCTGTTGTATTTGGGCTATCTTTGTATTACAAAGGAAAGCTGTGGTAA